The Prochlorococcus sp. MIT 1341 genomic interval CTTTTATTTGATTCTTATATCAATATCTTTAGCACCTTTCTGGAAAAAACAATCAGTATTTGCATTGTCATCAGGAATTCCTTTAATAATAGTGAATTTCCTATCTTCTGAGGCACCTCAAAGGACACTTATACATCATTACAGTCTGCCAATTGCTGTCATAACGGTTATTGGTGCAATCGACGGACTCGCCATAAACCCAAGACAAAACATTCCTTATACAAAACTCTTTTGGAGTACTCTATGTTGGGTGACACTTGCAAAGCCATGGTTTTTTGCTGGTCATTATTTAAATCGCATCCAATATATTGGGGTTATTAGAGAAGTAACAACAGAAATACCAAAGGAAGCTAAACTAATCACAACTAGCTATTTGGTACCCCATTTCAGCCATAGAGTCAAAGTTGACTTTCCAAGAGAAGGCAATGATTTAGAACTTATTAATGATACTGATATTTTGTTGCTTAATCCTATTGATCCTGGATGGGGGTCAACTAACAATATTCAATCTGATCTAATAGAGGCTGTGAAAGAAAAGGAATGGAATTGTAGTCATATTAAAGAAGAGTTAGTGCTTTGCAAAAAACCTCAGGCTTAAGCTAATTAAAATAAATAGTTAACTTTATAATAAAAGATCGTGAATCTTGAGCAATCTTCTCTATTGTAATCAGATCTATAAAAACTTAATGAAGCCTGCTATAGAACAAAGTTTTACTTCTGACAGACATGTCTGGTTAGCTGCAAGCATTTTCTTTTTCACTTGCCTTCTTCTACAAGTTTGGCGGATGCAAAGTCTTACATCTTCAATGGACCAAGGCATCTTATATCAAATTCTATGGAACGGTCTCCAAGGGCATCCTTTCGAAAGCACTTTATCCTCTCAACTATCATCCAACGTCGTACATACTGGTGATATACCTACAGTTGGTTACCACAGATTAGGGCAACATTTCACACCAATCCTAATCATCTGGCTTCCTCTTATAAGTTTAATGGGGAAATGGGCCCTACCGATATTACAGGTCGCGCTTATTACACTTTCCGGATTATTTCTCTATCAATTAGCAAAGCTACATCTGAAAAAAAAAGTGGCTTCAATGATAACATTTTCCTATCTTGGGGCAAATGCTGTTATAGGTCCTTGTCTTGGTAATTTCACAGACCTAGCACAGCTTCCTCTTACAGTATTTGCATTAATTATAGGAATAGAAACACGCAACAAATGGCTAATATTAATTCCTGCTCTTGCTATTCCGCTAATACGTGAAGATACAGGTGTAGTCCTTATGGGAATAGGTTTATGGGTAATTTTACGTCAAAGAAAAAATTTGCTTCTTGGAAGTTTACTTCTCTTTTATGGTGGGGCTTGGGTGCTGATAGCTACTAATTTACTTATGCCTATCTTTAGCGACGACACATCTAAAAGATTTATGGTAGAAAATTTTGGTCAATACTTACAAGGGAAAAACGAGGCCAATAGTCTCGAGGTTATTAAATTAGCCCTCCAGCAACCTCTGGTAATTATCAAGGAAATAGTTACACCACCAGGGCAAACATTGAGATATCTTCTAGGTCAATTTTTGCCTCTAATGTTTATTCCTCTCATCTCACTCGATAGCTGGGTTATTATGGGACTCCCTCTTTTAGGGCTTTTAATGGCACAAGGTAATCCACTTGCCATCAATTGGAGATACACATATCTAGTCGTTCCTGGAATATTTTCTGGAAGCATATACTGGTGGAAAAACAATCCAAATATTACACTTAATAGTAGGCTTAAGAGTATCTGGGTAGGGTGTATTTTATTATCATTGATTTTTACATTAACTAGCAACCCGAATCGTACTATTTCTTGGCTTATGCCGGAAAGTATTAATCCCTGGGTCTATCATTCTCCTTTTAAACAATGGAAGCATTCTCGAATAGCACTAAAGTCAATTCAACAGATTCCTCCTAACGCATCTGTATCAGCTAGCTCAACATTAGTACCTCATCTTGCTTCAAGAGAAGCACTCATCCGTTTCCCTTATCACATTCGCTACAAAAATAGGCAAGGAGAGACAGCCTATGTGGATTGGGTTGTTGCCGACATATATCATCACCAGAAATATGCTTCTTCTTTCAAGAATGAATGGAAGGATCTTCAGGAAATTATCCAAGTTCTTCAAAATATGGAAGGAAAATATTCTCCGGTTTTTACCGAAGATGGAATTGTTTTATTTCAATTAAATGGCAAAAACAATCCAAAGGTAAGTAGTAATTACAAAAAACTACTGGAAAAGATCTCCTCAATCACTCCACCAAAACCCTAATTGCATGAAGATTCAACCTCTCAAATATGTTCAAAATTAAATATAAGAGCTCCTAATTGCACAAACGAAGGTTGCACTGCAATATTAATAAGAGACTTGTAAGCTTTGCCGTGTATGTCATCGAATTAGCTCTCAAATATAGCCCTTTCCCTTTATCTGTGGAGCGCAAAGAATATACCCAGGCTGAGGCTCTTTACCATCAGGTAAGAAATGCTCTGGAGAAAGGTCGTCCAGAACTCCTAGACCTGACTTGTGAGAAACTTGAGAGCAAAAAGATAGCGGTTCTCGTCAGCGAAATTCTTGCAGTTCAAATCTATGAAAAAACTGCTTCCTCAATAGGGACTAAACGACCTGGGTTCACAGTGGATGCTTAAACAAATTACCAAAAAGAAGCAAACGTGCTACACACCAAACGCATCGCACAACCAATTTTAGAAATTGAAAACATATCCTTTACTTGGCCTTCTGGTGAGAAAGCATTATCCAATTGCAGCTTCTCAATACCAGGTCCAGGACTATGGATGCTTGTTGGGAGAAATGGCAGTGGCAAGAGCACACTCTTCAGAATCATCAGTGGACTATTAAAGGCTCAAGAAGGCCAATTCAAATGCAACGTCAAACCAGCATTGATGTTTCAAAATCCTGATCATCAAATTCTGCTCCCAAGTTGCGGAAGTGATGTATCTCTAAATCTGCCAGCCCACCTAAATAACCAAACGCGCCATGATCTAGTGAAATCACTTTTGAAAGAAGTCGACTTAAGTGGCCTTTCCTACAGACCAATACACACGCTGAGTGGTGGGCAAAAACAACGTTTAGCTCTTGCAGGTGCATTGGCAAGCGATTCCGAGCTGCTTCTTTTAGACGAACCAACTGCATTGCTCGACCCTGAAAGTCAGGTGGCAATTTTAAAAACAGTTAAAAAGCTATGCCATCGCAAACAAAAGCCTCTTACAGCAATCTGGATCACCCATCGCCTCGAGGAACTAGAGCATGCAGATGGAGCAACCAGAATGGAAAATGGGAAGATCGGGAAATGGCAATCAGGTAATCAACTCAGAAAATCTTTAGATCCCCTTGCCGTTTTACCAGCATGAGCTGTAAGTTCTTCGGGATAGCCATTCCTCGGTAGCTCAGCGGTAGAGCGGTCGACTGTTAATCGATTGGTCGCAGGTTCGAATCCCGCCCGGGGAGTTTTTTATCCCTCAAAAGACCCCCACAGCAATCCAGGGGTCTTTTTTTTTGCCGTGACTGAGGTCAAGCGCACCCTTAAACGAACGATCCCTTGAGCGAAATCAGGATGGGGCTGCATGGACTTTGAAGATTGGCTCCAAGAAACCAACAAGACATCTCTAAGCGTGTTCCTGTGGGCATGGAGACCCTGAATGGAGAATACAGATACAGACAACCATTCTTTATCAGTGGGTGAGTGCCTTTTCTGTGAAGCGCAGATAAAGAGGTTTAAATGGTTCCAAGCAATTTGGAAGTTCCCCTGCTTGACTTTGAGAGCAGAGCAATGAAAGTTAACGTCAATCTCTACCAAGGTAGTCAGGCCTTTAAAGCATAATGATTGTCAGTAAGTTTTAAGATGCCTTTCAGACGGCAAAGAGTGAAACTCCAAAAGCAACGACAATTGCTATGAAAGCAGTTTTGGAATAATGATTAAAACAAAAAACATAAAAAAGATTCCGCATGAATTGCGAGAAGTTTGGTTGAATTCTGGCTTGAAAGATAAGAATTTGAGATAAATAGCTTTCTTAGCATGATATTTGTTCCAATGGAGTCATTAACTGAAAACAGAGTGCTAGATTAGTTGATAGATATGGGCTTTTCATGTTAAATAAAAATAAGCTTCACGAGTTATCTAAAAGTTGGCTTAATTCATCGAGTTATTTCTTACAGAAAGTTACAGCAAAGCTATCAACTTTAAAACAAAAAAACAATTTTTTGAACAACATTTTCTTTTTAATCATAGCAAGTGGTTTGCTTCTTGGTGCCAGTTCAAGTGCATTTCTGCAAGCATCAAATCAAGATTATGGTGTACATACCGTTTCCATGATCACTCCTTATTGTTTGGCGATCCTGTATATAGGAATCTGTACCTTCCTAGGCCAGCTTAACAAGAATAGAGCTCTAAAAAGTATTATTATATTTGTCATTTTATGCATTCCATTGATTCCTTATTTATCAATAACGATCGCTCATGGAATGGACGATGCAAACAGATATGCTTTATATGCTCATAACATAATTAGCGAAAGAACGTTGTGGGGGTCTGATGGACTTATGTATGAAGGTAAGCTCAATTACATAGACCAGCCAGGATATAGATATTGGCTAGCTCTGTTAATGTGCATATTTAATGGTGAAACACGTGCTCTTCAAATATTTAACCTTGGTGTGCTCTTACTTTGTTCTTTAGGATTACTTCTATCAATAAAGCCAAGGTTAAATAGCATCGACATTTCTAAGATTGCTCTCTTTTTCATGCTTTCATCTCCCTATGCTGCTAAAAACATCTTAATGGGATTAACCGAATGGTTTTCAATAGTATTATTTCTAGGATATATAACCTTCTTAACACTTAATAAGCCATTAATATCAACTATACTAGCGGCACTTCTACCATTTATAAGGCAAAACCTTTTTATTACCTCAGGGGTTCTAGCCATGCTCTTATTTATACAGTTTCGTAAGCGATGGATAATATTACTCTACCCCACTATAGCAGCATTGCCGCTATACCATAATCTATACTTTGCAGGAAAATTTAAACTACTGGTTGAGAATACAGGTACATCCGTTGATAGGTTTAATAGCTTAAATATTATTACTCCATTAAAATATATCTTCGCTGCAGCCTTACGTTCTTTAGAGTATATAGGTTATGAACCAGAAACAAATATTCTTGCTCTAGCAATAGCCTGGATCTTTGTTCCTATTGGAACATTCCTAGTCCTAAAAGAGTTCCTTTCCAAAAGAAAACAAACAAGAAAAATTGCTTTCCTATTATTGTTAGCGACTATTGGTCCAACTCTGGTGTTCGGATATGCATATTACCCTCGATTTGTCTATGTTAGCCAAACAATTTCGCTTATATCTTTGATCGTTTTACCTAAATTAATAACTAATACAAAACAAAAGAGTCACTATGAATTAGCATAGTTTCTAAAGATTGCCCTTTTGATGCCTGATATACCAAGATTATCTCTTCTACCAAGAAATAAATTGAGCCCCTTTTGCTACTAAAGGATTGCCCGTTATTTAAAGGGTCTTTATATGACTCCAATTCTCTTCATTATCCAGTAATAGGTCACCCTCGAAGCAAGCAAAGCTATTAACCACCATTACAGAAGCGAACCGCAGCAGAAGGAGTCTGACCACTTTTTCTAATTTCTTGAACACACTCATTAAAAACCGTTGATTCCTTCTTAATAGAGCAAAAACTCAATGCAATTGCAGCAAGTGAAACGGCAGAGATGACTCTTGCACCAAGAGTAGTGAATCCAAAAGCAAGCATTAACCCTTTTTTAGTGCCACAGTTCTTCTTGTTTTTTTTGTTTTTTTTGTCTTCTTTGCTCATTGTTTTTCAAAGAGAATGCTCAAGCACAATATTAATTCAATTGATTGCACGCAAGATGGGAAGGCAGTGAAAACCGCAAGACATTAAGAAAGGCATCCTTTGCAATACGGACAAGTGGATGCCTTTCTCTAAAAGCCAGGACTATTTTCTCTGAGCATTGCCCTGACATTTTCTGTTCTAGTAAAGGATTGAGTACATGGTCAGCAAGTAAAAATTCCTATTTTGTTGGTGAAGCCACGGCTGCGAGGTTTGGGAATATATAAAAGTCATTCAATCCGCAACAGAGCATGGAGAGATTCGGAAGAATTCCTAAAGAGAGATGACTTCGAAAATTGCCTTGAAACACCCTAAATGCCTTTATTTGCAGCTTATCTCGGTCAAATGAGGAAAGAGACCTTGATCCAACCCACCCCTGCAAAGTAATACAAATCTTGAGAGAATCAGTGAATTCTCCATCTAACAGCTTTTTGCTGACTATGGATTTCACCAAAAAGGCGATCTAATGAAGCCCTGCATCCTGCTAATCGAAGATGACCAGGACATGCGTGACCTTGTGAGTGGTCATTTAGAGCACAGTGGTTTTGATGTGCAAAAAGCAGGGGACGGAATAAAAGGTCAAGCGCTTGCTCTTCAGTACAGCCCAGATCTAATACTTTTAGATCTAATGCTACCCAACGTTGATGGGCTGACCATCTGTCAGAGATTAAGAAGAGATGAAAGGACCGCAGGAATCCCAATACTGATGATCACAGCTTTAGGAGGAACTAAAGACAAAGTAAGTGGTTTCAATTCTGGAGCTGATGATTACCTCACCAAACCATTTGATCTAGAAGAACTTGCAGTACGAGTTAAAGCACTCTTAAGGAGAACACATAGGGCCCCTATTGGCTCAAGTAGCCACCAAGAAATTCTTAGTTTTGGACCGTTAACACTTGTTCCAGAAAGATTTGAAGCAATTTGGTTTGACAGAGCAGTCAGGCTCACCCATCTCGAATTTGAACTACTCCACTGCCTATTACAAAGACATGGACAAACTGTTGCTCCATCTCTCATCCTGAAGGAAGTATGGGGGTATGAGCCTGATGACGATATTGAAACTATTCGCGTTCACGTCCGGCACCTCAGAACCAAATTAGAACCCGATCCACGTAAGCCAAGGTTTATTAAAACTGTTTATGGAGCGGGATATTGCCTTGAGCTACCCACTGGTGGCGAGATAGCGATAATGCAAGATGTTCTCGCTAAAGCTCGAGAAGAGAGGGAAAAGAAAAAAAACGAAAGAGAAAGTGCCTAAGGAAAAGAAAATATTTCCAATAATGCAACTTCCCATGCAAGTCTTGGCTGAACAAAAGACAATAAGTGCTTTCTAAGCTTTTCTAATCTTATTAAAGGGCTTGAATGCAACTCATTCTGCCAAAGATGATATTCCCACCAATTTAGAACCCAAAGCTGATCCTGAACATCTAAAACATCTGTCAAATCTTTCGCAAGAGAAAGAATTTCAAGTGAATTAGACGGCCTTATTTTTAATCGTCCAATGAGATCCTTTGGTAATGCCTCCCAGATCATGGAATTCTTCAGAAGCATTCCTGGGGAACCTGCAGCAAGTGCACACAACTCAGGTTCATCTAATTGAGCAAATAATTTCTCTTCAAATTGATTATCCATTTTCGTTAGAACTTCCCTAATAGCTTGACGGCTCAAACGACCAAAAATAATTTCTTGACATCTTGAACGAATCGTTTGCAATAACCTTTGAGGGGCTGAACAAAGCAGTATTAGCAAACCATTAGACGGTTCTTCTAGTGTTTTTAAAAGAGCATTAGCTGCAGCCTCTGGCATTGCTTCAGCTGCCTCAATTACAACCATTCCCTTTGAAGCCTCAACCGGTCTTCTCCCTAAAAAACTTTTGATAGCTCGTATTTGCTCTAAACGGATTTGAGGTGGGGTCTTTCTGCTAACTCCTTCTCGATCTGCAAGAGATTGAGGCACGAGACGCCCCTGATGAGAATAAGCAGGCTCTACCCATAGCAAATCAGGATGATTTCCTTGCTCCAACCTACGTCTTGTTCTTAATTGCGGGTCTCTAGAACTAATAACCCCCTCTAAGAATCTAAATGCTGCTAACCGGCGGCCAACACCTTCAGGGCCAGAGAAAATATACGCTGGGGCAAAGGCTCCGTTTGCAATCGCCGCTTCCAGCAAAGAAACCGCGAAAGGCTGACCAATAACATCATCAAAAAGAGATCCCATTTCTATAAAAATTCCATATCAAGAGTCTCCTGCAAATCCAAAATTCTTGAGGGCATTCTCTATCGATCTACTTACATCAGTAGAACTTTGATCAGCACATATTTTTGTCCAATTTCGAGCATGAGCAATATTAGAGAAACCCTCTGATACCCTTTGCAAAAACTCCAACCCCTCACCTTCCATTCGATCATCGATAGTCCACATCCTGCGTGAAACACTTTCTTTAACTGGCAAGTGCAACCAGAACGTCATATCTGGAACAATCCCAAAAGTAGCAATATGCTCAAGATTCAGAATTAAATCTCGATCAAGTTGCCTACCATA includes:
- a CDS encoding DUF2079 domain-containing protein, with translation MKPAIEQSFTSDRHVWLAASIFFFTCLLLQVWRMQSLTSSMDQGILYQILWNGLQGHPFESTLSSQLSSNVVHTGDIPTVGYHRLGQHFTPILIIWLPLISLMGKWALPILQVALITLSGLFLYQLAKLHLKKKVASMITFSYLGANAVIGPCLGNFTDLAQLPLTVFALIIGIETRNKWLILIPALAIPLIREDTGVVLMGIGLWVILRQRKNLLLGSLLLFYGGAWVLIATNLLMPIFSDDTSKRFMVENFGQYLQGKNEANSLEVIKLALQQPLVIIKEIVTPPGQTLRYLLGQFLPLMFIPLISLDSWVIMGLPLLGLLMAQGNPLAINWRYTYLVVPGIFSGSIYWWKNNPNITLNSRLKSIWVGCILLSLIFTLTSNPNRTISWLMPESINPWVYHSPFKQWKHSRIALKSIQQIPPNASVSASSTLVPHLASREALIRFPYHIRYKNRQGETAYVDWVVADIYHHQKYASSFKNEWKDLQEIIQVLQNMEGKYSPVFTEDGIVLFQLNGKNNPKVSSNYKKLLEKISSITPPKP
- a CDS encoding ABC transporter ATP-binding protein, yielding MLVGRNGSGKSTLFRIISGLLKAQEGQFKCNVKPALMFQNPDHQILLPSCGSDVSLNLPAHLNNQTRHDLVKSLLKEVDLSGLSYRPIHTLSGGQKQRLALAGALASDSELLLLDEPTALLDPESQVAILKTVKKLCHRKQKPLTAIWITHRLEELEHADGATRMENGKIGKWQSGNQLRKSLDPLAVLPA
- a CDS encoding DNA polymerase III subunit delta', coding for MGSLFDDVIGQPFAVSLLEAAIANGAFAPAYIFSGPEGVGRRLAAFRFLEGVISSRDPQLRTRRRLEQGNHPDLLWVEPAYSHQGRLVPQSLADREGVSRKTPPQIRLEQIRAIKSFLGRRPVEASKGMVVIEAAEAMPEAAANALLKTLEEPSNGLLILLCSAPQRLLQTIRSRCQEIIFGRLSRQAIREVLTKMDNQFEEKLFAQLDEPELCALAAGSPGMLLKNSMIWEALPKDLIGRLKIRPSNSLEILSLAKDLTDVLDVQDQLWVLNWWEYHLWQNELHSSPLIRLEKLRKHLLSFVQPRLAWEVALLEIFSFP
- a CDS encoding response regulator transcription factor, which encodes MKPCILLIEDDQDMRDLVSGHLEHSGFDVQKAGDGIKGQALALQYSPDLILLDLMLPNVDGLTICQRLRRDERTAGIPILMITALGGTKDKVSGFNSGADDYLTKPFDLEELAVRVKALLRRTHRAPIGSSSHQEILSFGPLTLVPERFEAIWFDRAVRLTHLEFELLHCLLQRHGQTVAPSLILKEVWGYEPDDDIETIRVHVRHLRTKLEPDPRKPRFIKTVYGAGYCLELPTGGEIAIMQDVLAKAREEREKKKNERESA